The Capra hircus breed San Clemente chromosome 2, ASM170441v1, whole genome shotgun sequence genome window below encodes:
- the RBM43 gene encoding RNA-binding protein 43: MASVLNVKESKVSERTVVVAGLPTDLDDQLLTTVVKIHFEDTDSGDGVVEDVIYPTRTKGVAYVTFKEKTVAENVVRKKKHCIEGMAGSAQLIVSHVSEKVFSSVKAVLDLSVFRSQIRLESLVMDLKMEIPTLCLSPLEANGRISVQGTFLAIKKLKESLLLKASFLSEKNRNRQSPRGSTRRSSHSLKPPRWLTPEATKRGESLVLDTDTFLYLKKKTDFYESTLRTLHVLCQETVDGEITTLCIKNAQGGSQSNNEKQVKEFIEKYSHALHFELRKETLLLEGKEDREKENIKLACKQLSLRYLHVLVNFYKTHIDVIGPPSDTYVFKKEVMELIRQKVR, encoded by the exons ATG GCATCAGTTTTGAATGTTAAGGAATCCAAAGTTTCTGAAAGAACAGTTGTAGTTGCTGGTCTTCCAACTGATCTTGATGACCAGTTACTGACCACAGTAGTGAAGATTCACTTTGAAGATACTGACAGTGGGGATGGCGTTGTTGAAGATGTGATATATCCAACAAGAACGAAGGGAGTTGCATATGTAACATTCAAAGAAAAAACAG TTGCAGAGAATGTCGTCAGGAAAAAGAAACACTGTATAGAAGGCATGGCTGGATCTGCTCAACTCATAGTCTCCCACGTCAGTGAAAAG gTCTTCAGCTCTGTAAAGGCTGTCCTTGATCTTTCTGTTTTTCGGAGTCAAATCCGTCTAGAAAGTCTGGTAATGGACCTGAAAATGGAAATCCCAACGTTATGCTTAAGTCCTTTGGAAGCCAATGGAAGAATCTCCGTTCAAGGAACATTTCTGGCTATCAAGAAGCTCAAAGAATCTTTGCTATTAAAAGCaagttttctttcagaaaaaaataggaatagaCAGAGCCCCAGGGGAAGTACACGGAGAAGTAGTCACTCTTTAAAGCCCCCCAGGTGGTTGACACCTGAGGCTACGAAAAGAGGAGAAAGTCTTGTTCTTGACACAGATACTTTCCTTTACCTGAAAAAGAAGACAGACTTTTATGAAAGCACACTGAGAACATTGCATGTTCTATGTCAAGAGACAGTGGATGGTGAAATTACCACACTTTGTATAAAGAATGCTCAAGGTGGTTCTCAGTCAAACAATGAAAAACAGGTAAAAGAGTTCATTGAGAAATATTCACATGCTCTTCACTTTGAGCTTAGAAAGGAGACACTTCTTTTAGAAGGAAAGGAagatagagagaaagaaaatattaagctGGCATGCAAGCAGCTAAGTTTGAGGTACCTTCATGTTCTGGTTAATTTCTATAAGACACACATTGATGTTATAGGGCCTCCTTCTGACACATACGTGTTTAAAAAAGAGGTCATGGAATTAATAAGGCAAAAAGTTAGGTAA